The Blochmannia endosymbiont of Camponotus sp. genome includes a window with the following:
- the apt gene encoding adenine phosphoribosyltransferase, whose translation MMHVMDQQLELIKKNIKFVPNYPKQGILFRDITELLKNPQAYSTSITLLAHHYKDYKLTKVVGIEARGFLFSAPLALILKLGFIPARKSGKLPRATISEPYILEYDSGCLEIHADSITPGDKVLVIDDLLATGGTIAAVVKLIRRLGGEVNHAGFIIDLENLGGKSLLKKIGINSYSLVMFSDC comes from the coding sequence ATGATGCATGTTATGGATCAACAATTAGAATTAATCAAGAAAAATATCAAATTTGTACCTAATTACCCAAAACAAGGTATTTTATTTCGCGACATAACTGAATTATTAAAAAATCCACAAGCATATTCAACAAGCATTACCCTTCTGGCCCATCATTATAAAGACTATAAATTAACTAAAGTAGTGGGCATAGAAGCAAGAGGATTTTTATTTAGCGCTCCATTGGCTTTAATACTGAAACTAGGTTTTATCCCTGCGCGAAAATCAGGGAAATTACCGCGCGCAACTATTAGTGAACCATATATTTTAGAATATGATAGTGGATGCCTAGAAATACATGCTGATTCTATTACACCAGGCGATAAAGTTTTAGTGATAGATGATTTATTAGCGACAGGCGGAACAATTGCAGCGGTAGTAAAGTTAATTAGACGATTAGGAGGAGAAGTAAATCATGCTGGATTTATAATAGATTTGGAAAATTTAGGGGGTAAATCATTATTAAAAAAAATAGGAATAAATTCTTATAGTTTAGTAATGTTTTCTGATTGTTAA